CGATCAGATCAGCCACGTACCTCTGCAAGCTCAGGCCGCGGCGCTTGGCCCGGTCCTCGGCTGCTGCCTTGACCTCTTCGTCCAGGCGAATGTTCGTCTGCTTCCCCATACCCCCACTGTAGCTATGTTCCGGTACCAGCACATAGCAGATGAGTAGGATCGGTCCGGGACCTCGGACCTCAAAGGGGGAGATGGGGTCATTGCGGGGACAAGTGCCACCCGCACCGGCCCGCACGGCGAGCTGCTCCTGCTGAAGGACCAGAACCGCCGCTGCTGGAACCGCATGCCCATCGCCCGCGGCATCACGGCACAGCACCGGGCCGGGGCCGTGGCCGCCGGCGCCCCGGGCCCGTATGTTCCCCAGGCGGCCCGGCCACCGCCGCCTGCCACGTGCACGCGTACACCTACGAGGAGACCGACTGGCGCGGCATCGCGCCGCTGCACGGACTGCTCGCCGTCCGCGCCCCGTCACCCGTCGTCGTGCTCAACCGCGCGGTCGCCGTGTCGATGACCGAGGGACCGAGGCAGGGGCTTGCGATCGTCGACGCCCTCGTCGCCGAGTCCGCCTTCGCCGGCCACCACCCGCTGCCCAGCGTCCGCGGCGTCCTGCTCGCTCGGCCCGGGCGTGCGGCGGAGGTGCGCGAGGAGTTCACCCGGGCCGCAGGCCTCGCGCGCAATAAGCGGGAGCGGCAGCTGCTGCTGGGCCGCGCGGCCGTATGCGAGACGCAATCTTCCAGCCCCGAAACCCTGTTCCCATGCGTCTGGGTGGGATCTACAGTTACTCAGCCCCTGCGCGGGGCCTGTGTTCGTGATCCATGGAGGGTCGACCACTTGAGACTGTTCACGCGCCGCCGTGCTGCGGCGCTCGCGACCGCGGCGGCGCTCGCCGCGGTGGGTGCCCTGGCGAGCGCTCCGGGCGCCGCCGCGGACGACGCCGGGCCCTGGCCGGGCACCGAGGGCAAGATCCTCACCGACGGCCCGACGCTGGTCGATCCGGCCACCGGGACAGCCACCCAGGTGGGCACCCACATGGGGAGCTACGCGGCCTGGGCCCCGGACGGCAGCCGGATCGTCTCCGAATGGGGCCCGCTCGCCAGCGAGCGGCCTGACGGCAGCTCGCGCTTCAGCCTGCCCTGGGCGACGGGCGTGCGCTCCAGCGCCGAGCAGAAGGACATCGCCTTCTGGTGGGGCGGCCGGTACGTCGTCTACTCCACCGGCGGCCAGCTCGTCTACGGTCCCTCCGACGCCTCGTGGGCCCCCAAGCCCCTGCTGCCGGCCGCCCAGGAGCCGTCCACCGTCTGCGACGAGGACCCGACGGTCAGCCCGAACGGCCTGGTGGCCTTCTCCCGCCGCATCAACTACGGCTGCTACGACAACGACGGCGTCTGGGTCCACGACTCGTCCGCGAAAACGGTCAAGCGCGTCCTCACCGACGCCGCACAGCCCGCGTTCTCCCCGGACGGCACCAAGCTCGCCTTCGTCCGCAACGTCGGCGGCGGGCTCAGCCAGCTCTTCACCGCGAACGCCGACGGCACCGACGTCGAGCAGATCACCACCGACGGCCGCGGCTACGCGAACCCGTCCTGGTCGCCGACCGGCACCCGGATCATCGTCGACGTCCACACCTCCGGCGACAGCTCCGACGTGCACACCACGGAGTACGTCGACGTGGCCACCGGCGCGACGACCACGGTCCCCGGCACGCCGGAGGGCAGCAACCCGAGCTGGCAGCCGCTGCGCAAGAACTCCGCCGGCCGCGTCTGGGGCTCCGACGTCTACGCCAGCAACATCGCCTCCTCGCGCTGGACGTGGAACACCTACGGCGGCACCAAGGACCCGGGCCTGATGGACGCCAAGGCCGCCGTCCTGATCAACCGAGACGACTCGGCGTACTCGCTCACCGCGCCCGCCCTGGCCGCCAAGAAGCACGGCCCGGTCCTCGGCACCACCAAGAGTGGCCTGACGACCGCGGTGAAGAACGAGTTGAAGCGCACCCTGAAGCCGGGCTCGAACGTCTACCTCATCGGTGGCACGTCCATCCTGACCAGCACGGTCTCCTCGCAGGTCACGTCGCTCGGCTTCACCCCGAAGCGGCTGTCCGGCACCGACCGCTACGCCACCTCGGTCGCCGTCGCCAAGTCGGTGACGAGCAGCCCGAAGTACGTCTTTTTGGCCACCGGCACCGACTACCACTCGGCGCTCGCGGCTGCCTCCGCGGCCGGTGCCGACGGCACGAGCAGCGCGGGCAGCGTCGTGCTCAACAACGGCAACTCGCTGACCTCGTCGGTGAAGTCGTACCTGAACAGCCTGAACCCGAACAACTCCATGATCATCACGGTGGGTTCCTCGGCGAAGTACGCGCTGACGCACACGGCCTTTTCCAACTGGCCGTCGACGTACTCGTACTACCCGATCACGGGCTCGACGAACGAGGCCACCTCGGTCGCCGTCGCCAAGTTCTGGTGGACCGCGCCGAGCACGGCAGCGCTCGCCTACACCAACTCCTGGGGCGGCGGGGTCTCCGCGGGCGCGGCCATGAACGTCTTCGGCCCCGTCCTGTGGACCGCCAAGGACAGCCTTTCCAGCGAGGTCAAGAGCTACCTGCTGCGCGAGTCGGCGAGCACGAACTCGGTGATCGCGTTCGGCGGCACCGGTTCGGTCGCCAAGGCCGCGCTGGACACCGCGGGCGCCGCGATCAGCGCGAGCGCGAGCCAATTCGTGTACCACCCGTACTACGACGGCGTCGTCCCGACGGCCTCCCAGCAGAGCACCTACGCGGCCCGCACCAACGGCGGCCAGCCCGCCACGGTCGCCCGCACCGGCCCGACCGGCGCGGACCCCCACCTGGACTCGCTCAAGACGGTCCAGCACCAGTAGTGCGACTAGTACTCCAGTCTGGTTTCACGATCTGGGTCGGACCCGGCTGGGAACGGGTACGGCCACCGCGTGATCATCGGGTGGTGTGTGGACAGACGAAGATCGTGCGGTGGCCGCGGGCCATGGCGTAGACCCTGCCCGCTGGCGGGTGATGTTCGACCAGGTCACGGCCCGGATCGCGGGTCGGTCCGGCCGAGTTGAACCGAGGGCGGGTGCCCGCGCCTATCTGCTCGGGCTGCTGTCGAAGGCAGAACGGAAGAACTGCTGGCAGTTGGCCGAGCAGGCTGGTCACGTCCGGGCGGGGCCGCTGCAGCGGCTGCTGCGCTACGCCCGCTGGGACACCGATGCCGTCCGTGATGGCCTGCGCGCCGACGTCGTCGAACACCTCGGCACCGACGGCGGGGTGCCGATCGTGGACGAGACCGGCTTCGTGAACAAGGGCCGCGCCTCGGCGGGGTGCAGCGGCGGTACACCGGCACCGCCGGGCGCATCGAGAACGCCCGGGTCGCGGTCTTCCTCCTTCGGCCCCCGAATCCATCAGCGGCCAGGCTGCTGCACTGGTCCACCCGCCCCTGACGTGCCAGCAGCCAACTACACTCCCCACGATGCCTCTGGCCAGGCCAGATAGCGAAACGCTGTTGGAGTATTAGCCGACAAGTCTGCCACTGCTCCGCTGCTGTGTCCCGAGGATGTCGACGATGCCCTGCTCGCGCCCGGTCATCTCGGTGAGCTATCCCGCTACCTTCCGGTCGAGCTCGTGGACGCCGCAGTGGAAGAACATCGGGCCATGGAACAGCGTCGGCGACTGCTGCCGTCCCGGATCGGGGTGTACTTCGTTTTCGCCCTCTGCCTGTTTCCTGTCCTCGGCTACCGGCGCATCTGGAGCAAGCTGGTCTGCGG
This is a stretch of genomic DNA from Streptomyces sp. TG1A-8. It encodes these proteins:
- a CDS encoding cell wall-binding repeat-containing protein, with protein sequence MGALASAPGAAADDAGPWPGTEGKILTDGPTLVDPATGTATQVGTHMGSYAAWAPDGSRIVSEWGPLASERPDGSSRFSLPWATGVRSSAEQKDIAFWWGGRYVVYSTGGQLVYGPSDASWAPKPLLPAAQEPSTVCDEDPTVSPNGLVAFSRRINYGCYDNDGVWVHDSSAKTVKRVLTDAAQPAFSPDGTKLAFVRNVGGGLSQLFTANADGTDVEQITTDGRGYANPSWSPTGTRIIVDVHTSGDSSDVHTTEYVDVATGATTTVPGTPEGSNPSWQPLRKNSAGRVWGSDVYASNIASSRWTWNTYGGTKDPGLMDAKAAVLINRDDSAYSLTAPALAAKKHGPVLGTTKSGLTTAVKNELKRTLKPGSNVYLIGGTSILTSTVSSQVTSLGFTPKRLSGTDRYATSVAVAKSVTSSPKYVFLATGTDYHSALAAASAAGADGTSSAGSVVLNNGNSLTSSVKSYLNSLNPNNSMIITVGSSAKYALTHTAFSNWPSTYSYYPITGSTNEATSVAVAKFWWTAPSTAALAYTNSWGGGVSAGAAMNVFGPVLWTAKDSLSSEVKSYLLRESASTNSVIAFGGTGSVAKAALDTAGAAISASASQFVYHPYYDGVVPTASQQSTYAARTNGGQPATVARTGPTGADPHLDSLKTVQHQ
- a CDS encoding transposase yields the protein MFDQVTARIAGRSGRVEPRAGARAYLLGLLSKAERKNCWQLAEQAGHVRAGPLQRLLRYARWDTDAVRDGLRADVVEHLGTDGGVPIVDETGFVNKGRASAGCSGGTPAPPGASRTPGSRSSSFGPRIHQRPGCCTGPPAPDVPAANYTPHDASGQAR
- a CDS encoding transposase domain-containing protein, producing MLAPGHLGELSRYLPVELVDAAVEEHRAMEQRRRLLPSRIGVYFVFALCLFPVLGYRRIWSKLVCGLGRLCSVSPSEKALRCLRRRLGPGPFQALFSVVAGPLAQPSTPGVCYGSRDW